A genomic region of Nitrosomonas ureae contains the following coding sequences:
- a CDS encoding aspartate kinase, with translation MAFYVQKYGGTSVGSTERIKNVARRVAKFHSQGHQIVVVVSAMSGETNRLIALAHEVQVNPDPRELDVMISTGEQVSISLLAMALMELDIQARSYTGSQVKILTDSTHTKARILNIDEDRIRADLAAGYVVVVAGFQGVDEQGNITTLGRGGSDTTGVALAAALKADECQIYTDVDGIYTTDPRVVAEARRLNTITFEEMLEMASLGSKVLQLRSVEFAGKYKVKLRVLSSFEDKGQGTLITFEEDEDMEQAVISGIAFNRDEAKITVLGVPDHPGIAYQILGPVADANIDVDMIIQNVGHDGLTDFSFTVHRNEFNNTMNILKEKIQPHIGARDVLGGDRIAKVSVVGVGMRSHAGIASKMFRVLAEEGINIQMIATSEIKISVVVDEKYMELAVRVLHKAFDLEQAP, from the coding sequence GTGGCATTCTACGTACAAAAATATGGCGGCACATCAGTCGGAAGCACCGAACGGATAAAGAATGTTGCCCGTAGAGTGGCAAAATTTCACTCACAAGGACACCAAATTGTAGTTGTTGTTTCAGCCATGAGCGGTGAAACAAATCGCTTGATCGCTTTGGCTCATGAAGTGCAAGTGAATCCGGATCCGCGCGAATTGGATGTCATGATCTCCACCGGCGAACAGGTATCCATTTCATTATTGGCAATGGCATTAATGGAACTCGATATCCAAGCTAGAAGCTATACAGGATCACAAGTTAAAATTTTAACTGACAGCACACACACGAAAGCTCGAATCTTAAATATCGATGAAGACAGAATCCGGGCTGATCTTGCTGCGGGTTATGTAGTGGTCGTAGCGGGATTTCAGGGTGTAGACGAGCAAGGCAACATCACAACACTTGGTCGCGGCGGATCCGATACAACCGGAGTGGCGCTGGCCGCAGCTCTAAAAGCGGATGAATGTCAAATTTATACAGATGTTGATGGAATTTACACTACTGATCCACGTGTTGTAGCAGAAGCAAGAAGGTTAAACACCATAACTTTTGAAGAAATGCTCGAAATGGCAAGCCTTGGCTCCAAGGTCTTGCAATTAAGATCTGTCGAGTTTGCAGGAAAATATAAAGTGAAACTGAGAGTTTTATCAAGCTTTGAAGATAAAGGCCAGGGCACTTTGATTACTTTTGAGGAAGATGAAGATATGGAACAAGCGGTTATTTCAGGAATCGCATTTAATCGCGACGAAGCAAAAATTACTGTATTGGGTGTTCCAGATCATCCTGGGATTGCATATCAAATTCTTGGTCCCGTAGCAGACGCCAATATCGATGTGGATATGATCATACAAAACGTTGGTCATGATGGTCTAACCGACTTCTCATTCACTGTTCACCGCAATGAATTTAACAATACGATGAATATTTTGAAAGAAAAGATTCAACCTCATATTGGTGCACGTGATGTACTCGGAGGTGATAGAATTGCAAAAGTATCTGTCGTGGGTGTTGGAATGCGCTCACACGCGGGGATTGCAAGCAAAATGTTTCGTGTATTAGCGGAAGAAGGAATCAATATACAAATGATCGCCACTTCTGAAATAAAAATTTCGGTTGTCGTCGATGAAAAATATATGGAGCTGGCGGTTCGGGTTCTACATAAAGCGTTTGATCTTGAGCAAGCCCCTTA